In the Pirellulales bacterium genome, one interval contains:
- a CDS encoding glycosyltransferase family 9 protein produces the protein MLSVETPRILICRMSAIGDTILTLPVACALRRQYPRAYIAWAVERGASPMVMGHACLDEVIVLKRGWFVSPKQWWLLRQRLKPLRIEVAVDCQSITKTALAAWLSGAKLRIGCKGKYGCELSPLLNNHLIEPSSPHLTDRSLELLAPLGIHSPQVEFQLPVAAAAMESANGYLREMGLDRGFALINPGATWNSKLWVMERFGEVACHLGRRHGLPSLVVWGGENELNWAREIVAHSDGHARLARKTSLPELAAICRAARIFIGSDTGPLHMAVAVGTPSVGIYGATRPEDCGPYGPQNIALQERYHDGSRKERRLADNSAMRLVQVDQVCGACDTILSRPKELMRGQAA, from the coding sequence CCCGTGGCTTGCGCATTGCGGCGGCAATACCCCCGCGCCTACATCGCGTGGGCGGTGGAACGGGGGGCCTCGCCGATGGTGATGGGGCATGCCTGCCTGGACGAAGTAATCGTGCTAAAGCGCGGTTGGTTTGTTTCGCCCAAACAATGGTGGCTGCTAAGGCAGCGATTAAAACCGCTACGGATTGAGGTCGCCGTCGATTGCCAAAGCATCACCAAAACGGCGCTGGCGGCTTGGTTGTCGGGGGCGAAATTGCGGATTGGCTGCAAAGGAAAGTATGGCTGCGAGCTCAGTCCGCTGTTGAATAATCATTTGATCGAGCCCAGCAGTCCGCATTTGACCGATCGCTCGTTGGAATTGCTTGCGCCGCTGGGAATTCACTCGCCGCAAGTCGAATTTCAGTTGCCTGTTGCGGCGGCGGCAATGGAATCGGCCAACGGCTACTTGCGAGAAATGGGTCTGGACCGCGGATTTGCCCTCATCAATCCGGGAGCCACTTGGAATTCGAAATTATGGGTGATGGAGCGGTTTGGGGAAGTGGCCTGTCATTTAGGGCGGCGGCACGGTTTGCCATCCCTGGTGGTTTGGGGCGGCGAGAACGAATTGAATTGGGCGCGCGAAATTGTCGCGCATTCCGATGGGCATGCCAGGCTGGCTCGAAAAACCAGTTTGCCCGAATTGGCGGCGATCTGCCGAGCGGCGCGGATTTTTATCGGCTCCGATACCGGGCCGCTCCACATGGCCGTGGCTGTCGGCACGCCCAGCGTGGGAATTTACGGAGCCACGCGCCCTGAAGATTGTGGACCGTACGGCCCGCAAAATATCGCCCTGCAGGAGCGCTATCACGACGGGAGCCGGAAAGAGCGCCGCCTAGCCGACAACAGCGCCATGCGGTTGGTGCAAGTTGATCAGGTTTGTGGAGCCTGCGATACGATTTTGTCGCGGCCTAAGGAATTGATGCGCGGGCAGGCAGCATAA